Proteins encoded within one genomic window of Solea senegalensis isolate Sse05_10M linkage group LG11, IFAPA_SoseM_1, whole genome shotgun sequence:
- the prpf6 gene encoding pre-mRNA-processing factor 6 gives MASAGAKQAPKNTSKASAGGTGAAGAAGAPPAMPLASPLMGKKKKPFLGMPAPLGYVPGLGRGATGFTTRSDIGPARDANDPVDDRHAPPGKRTVGDQMKKNQEEDEEDLNDTNYDEFNGYAGSLFSSGPYEKDDEEADAIYAALDKRMDERRKERRELREKEEIEKYRMERPKIQQQFSDLKRKLAEVSEEEWLSIPEVGDARNKRQRNPRYEKLTPVPDSFFSKHLQTGENHTSVDPLQGLAGLNTTYPGSMTPGLMTPGTGELDMRKIGQARNTLMDMRLSQVSDSVSGQTVVDPKGYLTDLNSMIPTYGGDISDIKKARLLLKSVRETNPHHPPAWIASARLEEVTGKLQVARNLIMKGTEMCPKSEDVWLEAARLQPGDTAKAVVAQAVRHLPQSVRIYIRAAELETDVRAKKRVLRKALENVSKSVRLWKTAVELEEPEDARIMLSRAVECCPTSVELWLALARLETYENARRVLNKARENIPTDRHIWITAAKLEEANSNTQMVDKIIDRAITSLHANGVEINREQWIQDAEECDKAGSVATCQAVIRAVIGIGIEEEDRKHTWMEDAESCVSHGALECARAIYAHALQVFPSKKSVWLRAAYFEKSHGTRESLEALLQRAVAHCPKAEVLWLMGAKSKWLAEDVPAARSILALAFQANPNSEEIWLAAVKLESENNEYERARRLLAKARSSAPTARVFMKSVKLEWVLGNIEAAQELCTEALKHYEDFPKLWMMRGQIEEQCENMDKAREAYNQGLKKCPHSVALWLLLSHLEERVGQLTRARAILEKARLKNPQSPELWLESVRLEFRAGLKNISNTLMAKALQECPNSGILWAEAVFLEARPQRKTKSVDALKKCEHDPHVLLAVAKLFWSERKITKAREWFLRTVKIDPDLGDAWALFYKFELQHGTEEQQEEVRKRCENAEPRHGELWCAESKHVLNWQKKTGEILALVASKIKNTF, from the exons ATGGCTAGCGCTGGAGCTAAACAAGCGCCTAAAAATACCTCGAAAGCCTCCGCGGGAGGCACCGGGGCGGCGGGGGCCGCCGGTGCGCCCCCGGCAATGCCCCTCGCTTCTCCACTcatggggaaaaagaaaaagccgtTCCTGGGGATGCCCGCTCCGCTCGGTTACGTCCCCGGTCTCGGCAGAGG TGCCACTGGCTTCACGACACGATCTGATATTGGTCCTGCTCGTGATGCCAATGATCCAGTGGATGATCGCCATGCGCCCCCAGGGAAGAGAACAGTTGGAGACCAAATGAAAAAGAACcaagaggaagacgaggaagaTCTGAACGACACCAACTATGATGAG TTCAATGGATATGCAGGAAGCTTGTTTTCCAGTGGTCCCTATGAGAAAGACGATGAAGAAGCAGATGCCATATATGCTGCATTAGACAAAAGGATGGACGAAAGACGCAAAGAAAGAAG gGAGttgagagaaaaggaagaaatcGAGAAGTACCGTATGGAGCGGCcaaaaatacagcagcagttttcagATCTGAAG AGGAAGTTGGCAGAGGTTTCAGAAGAAGAGTGGTTGAGCATCCCAGAGGTGGGAGATGCAAGAAACAAGCGGCAGAGGAATCCCCGCTACGAAAAACTCACCCCTGTCCCAGACAGCTTCTTTTCCAAACACCTGCAGACTGGAGAGAACCACACCTCTGTTGACCCTTTGCAAGGG CTGGCGGGGCTGAACACCACTTACCCCGGAAGCATGACCCCTGGCCTGATGACTCCAGGCACTGGAGAACTGGACATGAGGAAGATCGGTCAAGCCAGGAACACGCTGATGGATATGAGGCTCAGTCAG GTTTCTGACTCTGTGAGTGGACAAACAGTGGTAGATCCTAAAGGTTACCTGACAGATCTCAACTCCATGATCCCCACATATGGCGGGGACATCAG TGACATCAAGAAAGCTCGTCTGCTGTTAAAGTCAGTGAGGGAGACCAATCCCCATCACCCCCCTGCCTGGATTGCATCGGCGAGGCTGGAGGAGGTGACTGGCAAACTGCAGGTGGCAAGGAACCTCATCATGAAAGGCACTGAGATGTGTCCTAAG AGTGAGGATGTTTGGTTAGAGGCAGCTCGGCTCCAGCCTGGTGACACAGCTAAAGCCGTGGTAGCCCAGGCTGTCCGCCACTTGCCACAGTCGGTCCGCATCTAcatcagagctgcagagctggaGACAGACGTCAGGGCTAAGAAACGAGTCCTCAGGAAAG CCCTGGAGAATGTGTCCAAGTCTGTGCGTCTGTGGAAGACAGCCGTGGAGCTCGAGGAGCCAGAGGATGCCAGGATCATGCTTAGTCGAGCAGTGGAGTGTTGCCCTACGAGTGTGGAG CTGTGGCTGGCTCTTGCCCGGTTAGAGACATACGAGAATGCCCGTCGTGTCCTGAACAAAGCTCGAGAGAACATTCCCACTGACCGACACATCTGGATCACTGCCGCCAAGTTGGAGGAGGCCAACAGCAATACTCAGATGGTGGACAAGATCATTGACAGAGCCATTACTTCTCTACATGCCAACGGTGTGGAGATCAACAGAGAGCAGTGGATACAG GACGCAGAGGAGTGTGACAAGGCTGGCAGTGTGGCTACCTGTCAGGCTGTGATAAGAGCCGTCATTGGGATTGGGATTGAGGAGGAGGACCGTAAACACACCTGGATGGAGGATGCAGAGAGT tgtgtgtccCATGGAGCGCTGGAGTGTGCCAGAGCCATCTATGCCCATGCCCTGCAGGTGTTCCCGAGCAAGAAAAGTGTGTGGCTCAGAGCTGCCTACTTTGAAAAGAGCCATGGCACCAG GGAGTCTTTGGAGGCTCTGCTCCAGAGAGCTGTGGCTCACTGTCCCAAAGCAGAGGTCCTGTGGCTGATGGGTGCCAAGTCCAAATGGCTGGCTGAGGATGTGCCTGCAGCCAGAAGTATCCTGGCTCTGGCCTTTCAG GCTAATCCAAACAGTGAAGAGATCTGGCTGGCTGCTGTGAAACTGGAGTCCGAGAATAATGAGTATGAAAGAGCTCGTCGACTGCTGGCCAAGGCCCGCAGCAGTGCCCCAACAGccagg GTATTTATGAAATCTGTCAAGTTGGAGTGGGTGTTGGGAAACATAGAAGCTGCTCAGGAGCTGTGCACTGAGGCGCTGAAACACTACGAGGACTTCCCTAAACTGTGGATGATGAGAGGCCAGATTGAGGAGCAGTGTGAAAACATGGACAAAGCCAGAGAGGCTTACAACCAAGGG TTGAAAAAGTGTCCCCACTCGGTGGCGCTGTGGTTGTTGCTGTCTCATCTTGAAGAGAGAGTGGGACAGCTGACTCGAGCCAGAGCCATTCTGGAGAAGGCACGACTCAAGAACCCGCAGAGCCCAGAGCTGTG GCTGGAGTCAGTCAGACTGGAGTTCAGGGCTGGACTgaaaaacatttccaacacgCTGATGGCCAAAGCTCTGCAGGAGTGCCCCAATTCAG GTATCCTGTGGGCTGAGGCTGTGTTTTTGGAGGCCAGACCTCAAAGGAAGACTAAGAGTGTGGACGCTTTGAAGAAGTGTGAACACGACCCCCACGTCTTGCTTGCTGTAGCAAA GCTGTTTTGGAGCGAGCGCAAGATCACTAAAGCCAGAGAGTGGTTCCTTAGGACAGTGAAGATCGACCCAGACCTGGGAGATGCTTGGGCTCTCTTCTACAAGTTTGAGCTGCAACACGGCACAGAG GAACAGCAGGAAGAAGTGCGGAAGCGCTGTGAGAATGCCGAGCCCCGCCACGGTGAGCTGTGGTGTGCCGAGTCCAAGCACGTCCTGAACTGGCAGAAGAAGACGGGAGAGATCTTAGCGCTGGTCGCCAGCAAGATCAAGAACACGTTCTGA